In Zingiber officinale cultivar Zhangliang chromosome 3B, Zo_v1.1, whole genome shotgun sequence, a single window of DNA contains:
- the LOC121967728 gene encoding aspartyl protease family protein At5g10770-like, translated as MGLLLHLCFFFLLLGRAFALDASICSSKFSAARHVHLNNSSGIHFALHHPRSPCSPAPFAVPLPFSTVLSHDAARVQALTSRLSKTTATISRASSSPLLRPDAVSVPLSKGTSLGVGNYVTRIGLGTPSKSYAVVVDTGSSFSWVQCSPCRVYCHSQVGSVFDPSASSTYRSLPCSASECGGLESSTLNPPACSVSNVCIYEASYGDSSFSIGYLSEDVLSLARDLRLPGFVYGCGQDNEGLFGRSAGLIGLARNRLSLLSQLAPVTGNAFSYCLPSTSSSGYLSIGSYNPGRFSYTPLVSSSLDESLYFLRLTSITVDGRVISVPSSMQTIIDSGTVITRLPSDVYDALSRAVAAALKRYRRAPAYSILDTCFVGSLSKLAVPPVELIFQGGAALRLPAKNVMIDVDESTTCLAFAPSGDVAIIGNTQQQTFSVAYDVGRSRIGFAAGGCG; from the exons ATGGGGTTGCTTCTCCatctctgcttcttcttccttcttctcggaAGAGCGTTTGCTTTGGATGCTTCCATATGCTCCTCCAAATTTAGTG CGGCTCGGCATGTTCATCTCAACAACAGCTCCGGCATCCACTTCGCGCTCCACCACCCGCGGAGCCCCTGCTCTCCGGCCCCCTTCGCCGTCCCTCTTCCCTTCTCCACAGTCCTCTCCCACGACGCCGCCCGCGTCCAAGCCCTCACCTCCCGCCTCTCCAAGACCACCGCCACTATCTCCCGCGCCTCCTCCTCCCCTTTGCTCCGCCCCGACGCCGTCTCCGTCCCCCTCTCAAAGGGTACTTCCCTCGGCGTCGGCAACTACGTCACCCGCATAGGTCTCGGCACTCCGTCCAAGTCCTACGCCGTCGTGGTCGACACCGGCTCCTCCTTCTCCTGGGTCCAGTGCTCCCCCTGCCGCGTCTACTGCCACTCCCAGGTAGGCTCTGTTTTCGATCCCTCTGCTTCCTCCACCTACCGCTCCCTCCCTTGCTCGGCTTCAGAGTGCGGTGGCCTCGAGTCCAGCACCCTCAATCCTCCCGCTTGCTCTGTCTCCAACGTATGCATCTACGAGGCTAGCTACGGCGACAGCTCCTTCTCCATCGGCTACCTCAGCGAGGATGTTCTCTCCCTGGCACGCGATCTACGCCTACCTGGGTTCGTCTATGGCTGCGGACAAGACAACGAGGGCCTTTTCGGCCGTTCCGCCGGCCTCATCGGCCTTGCCCGTAACCGCCTCTCCCTCCTATCCCAGCTCGCGCCCGTCACCGGAAACGCCTTCTCCTACTGCCTCCCCTCCACCTCTTCGTCCGGCTACCTCTCAATCGGCTCCTACAACCCCGGCCGTTTTTCCTACACCCCCTTGGTCTCGAGCTCCCTCGACGAGTCCCTCTACTTCCTCCGGCTAACCAGCATCACCGTCGATGGCCGAGTCATTTCGGTGCCTAGTAGCATGCAGACGATCATCGACTCCGGGACCGTCATCACGCGGCTTCCCAGCGACGTGTACGACGCGCTGAGTCGAGCAGTAGCGGCGGCGCTCAAGCGGTACCGGCGGGCGCCGGCGTACTCGATCCTGGACACGTGCTTCGTCGGAAGCCTGAGCAAGCTGGCGGTTCCGCCGGTGGAGTTGATCTTTCAGGGAGGCGCGGCGCTGAGGCTGCCGGCGAAGAACGTGATGATCGACGTCGATGAGTCGACGACGTGCCTGGCGTTCGCGCCCTCCGGCGACGTGGCTATAATCGGCAACACGCAGCAGCAGACCTTTAGTGTGGCGTACGACGTCGGGCGATCGAGGATCGGGTTCGCCGCCGGCGGATGTGGTTGA
- the LOC121967731 gene encoding zinc finger protein CONSTANS-LIKE 10-like isoform X2 translates to MVRHCDFCTEQRSVVYCRSDAASLCLSCDRNIHSANSLSRRHSRTLLCDRCMTQPAAVRCVEENASLCQNCDWNGHVGSTLTSEHQRQTINCYSGCPSAAEFSRIWSFFEYPQIKEIPCEQGLETINENSANNWWGPPENCSTANSGSSRTKNVLSANDESNHLAESFSAAAVNAMSCSAEEQAASVDSTTPKPCCPGAVDIEFCKDFYDGFAMDDVDNKFENYEELFGASHNQTGDLFDDAGIDSYFDMKDNSATNSICNDDLLEEQMAATCSKAVSADSMMSNPGGIADSSERLPVYQVQSAVSFSFSGVTGESNPGDYLDCGMSEMPLMGGPPWFYAGPGSSSIPTSGRETALIRYKEKKKQRKFEKTIRYASRKARADIRRRVKGRFVKAGEAYDYDPLSHTRSY, encoded by the exons ATGGTCCGACATTGTGATTTCTGCACAGAACAAAGATCTGTTGTCTACTGTAGGTCTGATGCAGCTTCCTTATGCTTATCTTGTGACCGGAACATCCATTCTGCAAATTCTCTTTCTCGGCGGCATTCACGTACACTGTTATGTGATCGGTGCATGACACAACCTGCTGCAGTTAGGTGTGTCGAAGAAAATGCCTCCCTTTGCCAAAATTGTGATTGGAATGGCCATGTTGGTTCAACATTGACTTCAGAACACCAGAGGCAGACAATCAACTGCTACTCAGGCTGTCCATCAGCAGCAGAATTTTCAAGAATATGGTCTTTCTTTGAGTACCCTCAAATCAAAGAGATTCCTTGTGAACAAGGATTGGAGACTATCAATGAGAACAGTGCCAACAATTGGTGGGGACCTCCAGAGAACTGTAGTACTGCCAATAGTGGCAGCAGTAGAACAAAGAATGTGCTGAGTGCAAATGATGAGAGCAATCACTTGGCTGAATCATTTTCAGCAGCTGCAGTCAATGCCATGTCTTGTAGTGCTGAGGAACAAGCTGCTTCGGTGGATTCTACAACACCCAAG CCGTGTTGTCCTGGAGCTGTTGATATTGAATTCTGCAAAGATTTCTATGATGGTTTCGCCATGGATGATGTGGACaataaatttgagaattatgaggAACTCTTTGGTGCATCTCATAACCAAACTGGGGATCTTTTTGATGATGCTGGAATAGATAGTTACTTTGACATGAAGGACAATTCTGCTACCAATTCCATTTGCAATGATGACTTGTTAGAAGAG CAAATGGCAGCAACATGCAGCAAAGCGGTATCTGCTGATTCTATGATGTCCAATCCTGGAGGAATTGCAGATTCTAGCGAGCGTTTACCAGTTTACCAAGTTCAATCAGCTGTATCATTTTCCTTTTCTGGTGTAACTGGTGAAAGCAATCCTGGAGATTATCTAGATTGTGGAATGTCAGAAATGCCTTTAATGGGTGGACCACCTTGGTTCTATGCTGGTCCAGGGAGCTCCTCAATACCTACTTCTGGCAGGGAAACTGCTCTTATACgctacaaggaaaagaagaaacaaCGGAA GTTTGAGAAAACTATCAGATATGCTTCACGTAAGGCCAGGGCAGATATTAGAAGACGGGTGAAGGGACGTTTTGTCAAGGCAGGTGAAGCTTACGATTATGATCCACTCTCCCATACAAGAAGCTACTGA
- the LOC121967730 gene encoding ADP-ribosylation factor GTPase-activating protein AGD12-like isoform X2 translates to MSNVYYRTERSASVQKRKVKELMLKSDNRICADCGAPDPKWADVHRSLGEDISKVLSVTLDEWSEGDIDSMFEVGGNSYANSIYEAFLPKDYRKPRSNSSYDDRSKFIRSKYETQEFLKPSLRIVSSKMSFSSVESKNSLNYRIDSNSSTKSVESRQFIGDLKVKVVRGSNLAIRDMFSSDPYVILTLGEQKAQTTVKQSNLNPVWNEELKFSVPENYVTLKLQVYDQDVFSADDIMGEAEIDLQPLITAAMAFGDPELLGNMQIGKWLQTNDNALIDDSTINIIDGKVKQEVFLKLQNVESGEIELELEWTPLDE, encoded by the exons ATGAGTAACGTCTATTACAGGACTGAAAGATCTGCCTCAG TTCAAAAGAGGAAAGTGAAGGAGCTTATGCTCAAAAGTGACAATCGAATCTGTGCTGATTGCGGTGCTCCAGATCCAAAATGGgc TGATGTTCATAGGAGTCTTGGGGAGGACATTTCAAAG GTTTTATCAGTGACTTTAGACGAGTGGTCTGAAGGTGATATTGATTCCATGTTTGAGGTTGGTGGGAACTCTTATGCTAATTCAATTTATGAGGCTTTTCTTCCCAAGGATTATCGAAAGCCTAGATCTAACTCAAGTTATGATGATCGGAGCAAATTCATCAG ATCCAAGTATGAGACACAAGAATTCTTAAAACCAAGTTTGCGTATTGTGTCTTCGAAGATGTCTTTCAGTTCTGTTGAATCCAAAAATAGCTTAAATTACAGGATTGACTCCAACAGTTCAACTAAGTCG GTAGAGAGCAGACAATTCATTGGAGATTTAAAGGTCAAGGTTGTGAGAGGTTCAAATTTAGCTATCAGGGATATGTTTAGCAGTGATCCATATGTTATATTGACTCTTGGGGAACAG AAAGCTCAGACAACAGTAAAACAGAGCAACTTGAATCCAGTGTGGAATGAAGAGCTTAAGTTTTCAGTTCCTGAAAATTATGTCACTTTGAAACTG CAAGTATATGACCAAGATGTTTTTTCTGCCGACGATATAATGGGTGAAGCTGAGATTGATCTTCAACCCTTGATCACAGCTGCTATGGCTTTCGGGGATCCTGAGCTTCTCGGTAACATGCAGATCGGGAAATGGTTACAGACAAATGACAACGCACTTATCGATGACAGCACTATCAACATTATAGATGGAAAAGTAAAGCAAGAGGTCTTTCTGAAGTTGCAGAATGTGGAGTCTGGAGAAATAGAATTAGAACTAGAATGGACTCCGCTGGATGAATAG
- the LOC121967730 gene encoding ADP-ribosylation factor GTPase-activating protein AGD12-like isoform X1 encodes MSNVYYRTERSASVQKRKVKELMLKSDNRICADCGAPDPKWASANIGVFVCLKCSDVHRSLGEDISKVLSVTLDEWSEGDIDSMFEVGGNSYANSIYEAFLPKDYRKPRSNSSYDDRSKFIRSKYETQEFLKPSLRIVSSKMSFSSVESKNSLNYRIDSNSSTKSVESRQFIGDLKVKVVRGSNLAIRDMFSSDPYVILTLGEQKAQTTVKQSNLNPVWNEELKFSVPENYVTLKLQVYDQDVFSADDIMGEAEIDLQPLITAAMAFGDPELLGNMQIGKWLQTNDNALIDDSTINIIDGKVKQEVFLKLQNVESGEIELELEWTPLDE; translated from the exons ATGAGTAACGTCTATTACAGGACTGAAAGATCTGCCTCAG TTCAAAAGAGGAAAGTGAAGGAGCTTATGCTCAAAAGTGACAATCGAATCTGTGCTGATTGCGGTGCTCCAGATCCAAAATGGgc GTCTGCTAATATTGGCGTCTTTGTCTGTTTGAAATGCAGTGATGTTCATAGGAGTCTTGGGGAGGACATTTCAAAG GTTTTATCAGTGACTTTAGACGAGTGGTCTGAAGGTGATATTGATTCCATGTTTGAGGTTGGTGGGAACTCTTATGCTAATTCAATTTATGAGGCTTTTCTTCCCAAGGATTATCGAAAGCCTAGATCTAACTCAAGTTATGATGATCGGAGCAAATTCATCAG ATCCAAGTATGAGACACAAGAATTCTTAAAACCAAGTTTGCGTATTGTGTCTTCGAAGATGTCTTTCAGTTCTGTTGAATCCAAAAATAGCTTAAATTACAGGATTGACTCCAACAGTTCAACTAAGTCG GTAGAGAGCAGACAATTCATTGGAGATTTAAAGGTCAAGGTTGTGAGAGGTTCAAATTTAGCTATCAGGGATATGTTTAGCAGTGATCCATATGTTATATTGACTCTTGGGGAACAG AAAGCTCAGACAACAGTAAAACAGAGCAACTTGAATCCAGTGTGGAATGAAGAGCTTAAGTTTTCAGTTCCTGAAAATTATGTCACTTTGAAACTG CAAGTATATGACCAAGATGTTTTTTCTGCCGACGATATAATGGGTGAAGCTGAGATTGATCTTCAACCCTTGATCACAGCTGCTATGGCTTTCGGGGATCCTGAGCTTCTCGGTAACATGCAGATCGGGAAATGGTTACAGACAAATGACAACGCACTTATCGATGACAGCACTATCAACATTATAGATGGAAAAGTAAAGCAAGAGGTCTTTCTGAAGTTGCAGAATGTGGAGTCTGGAGAAATAGAATTAGAACTAGAATGGACTCCGCTGGATGAATAG
- the LOC121967731 gene encoding zinc finger protein CONSTANS-LIKE 10-like isoform X1, with protein MVRHCDFCTEQRSVVYCRSDAASLCLSCDRNIHSANSLSRRHSRTLLCDRCMTQPAAVRCVEENASLCQNCDWNGHVGSTLTSEHQRQTINCYSGCPSAAEFSRIWSFFEYPQIKEIPCEQGLETINENSANNWWGPPENCSTANSGSSRTKNVLSANDESNHLAESFSAAAVNAMSCSAEEQAASVDSTTPKPCCPGAVDIEFCKDFYDGFAMDDVDNKFENYEELFGASHNQTGDLFDDAGIDSYFDMKDNSATNSICNDDLLEEVQQMAATCSKAVSADSMMSNPGGIADSSERLPVYQVQSAVSFSFSGVTGESNPGDYLDCGMSEMPLMGGPPWFYAGPGSSSIPTSGRETALIRYKEKKKQRKFEKTIRYASRKARADIRRRVKGRFVKAGEAYDYDPLSHTRSY; from the exons ATGGTCCGACATTGTGATTTCTGCACAGAACAAAGATCTGTTGTCTACTGTAGGTCTGATGCAGCTTCCTTATGCTTATCTTGTGACCGGAACATCCATTCTGCAAATTCTCTTTCTCGGCGGCATTCACGTACACTGTTATGTGATCGGTGCATGACACAACCTGCTGCAGTTAGGTGTGTCGAAGAAAATGCCTCCCTTTGCCAAAATTGTGATTGGAATGGCCATGTTGGTTCAACATTGACTTCAGAACACCAGAGGCAGACAATCAACTGCTACTCAGGCTGTCCATCAGCAGCAGAATTTTCAAGAATATGGTCTTTCTTTGAGTACCCTCAAATCAAAGAGATTCCTTGTGAACAAGGATTGGAGACTATCAATGAGAACAGTGCCAACAATTGGTGGGGACCTCCAGAGAACTGTAGTACTGCCAATAGTGGCAGCAGTAGAACAAAGAATGTGCTGAGTGCAAATGATGAGAGCAATCACTTGGCTGAATCATTTTCAGCAGCTGCAGTCAATGCCATGTCTTGTAGTGCTGAGGAACAAGCTGCTTCGGTGGATTCTACAACACCCAAG CCGTGTTGTCCTGGAGCTGTTGATATTGAATTCTGCAAAGATTTCTATGATGGTTTCGCCATGGATGATGTGGACaataaatttgagaattatgaggAACTCTTTGGTGCATCTCATAACCAAACTGGGGATCTTTTTGATGATGCTGGAATAGATAGTTACTTTGACATGAAGGACAATTCTGCTACCAATTCCATTTGCAATGATGACTTGTTAGAAGAG GTTCAGCAAATGGCAGCAACATGCAGCAAAGCGGTATCTGCTGATTCTATGATGTCCAATCCTGGAGGAATTGCAGATTCTAGCGAGCGTTTACCAGTTTACCAAGTTCAATCAGCTGTATCATTTTCCTTTTCTGGTGTAACTGGTGAAAGCAATCCTGGAGATTATCTAGATTGTGGAATGTCAGAAATGCCTTTAATGGGTGGACCACCTTGGTTCTATGCTGGTCCAGGGAGCTCCTCAATACCTACTTCTGGCAGGGAAACTGCTCTTATACgctacaaggaaaagaagaaacaaCGGAA GTTTGAGAAAACTATCAGATATGCTTCACGTAAGGCCAGGGCAGATATTAGAAGACGGGTGAAGGGACGTTTTGTCAAGGCAGGTGAAGCTTACGATTATGATCCACTCTCCCATACAAGAAGCTACTGA